A genomic window from Sorex araneus isolate mSorAra2 chromosome 2, mSorAra2.pri, whole genome shotgun sequence includes:
- the POU1F1 gene encoding pituitary-specific positive transcription factor 1 isoform X1, producing MSCQPFASADTFIPLNSESPATLPLIMHHSAAECLPVSNHANNVMSTVPSILSLIQTPKYLHTYFSVTTFGNTATGLHYSVPSCHYGNQPSTYGVMAGSLTPCLYKFPDHTLSHGFPPMHQPLLAEDPTAADFKQELRRKSKLVEEPIDMDSPEIRELEKFANEFKVRRIKLGYTQTNVGEALAAVHGSEFSQTTICRFENLQLSFKNACKLKAILSKWLEEAEQVGALYSEKVGTNERKRKRRTTISIAAKDALERHFGEQNKPSSQEIMRMAEELNLEKEVVRVWFCNRRQREKRVKTSLNQSLFTISKEHLECR from the exons ATGAGTTGCCAACCTTTTGCTTCAGCTGATACCTTTATACCTCTGAATTCTGAGTCTCCTGCAACTCTGCCTCTGATAATGCACCACAGCGCCGCTGAATGCCTACCGGTCTCCAACCATGCCAATAATGTGATGTCTACAG TCCCGTCTATTTTGTCTTTGATCCAAACTCCTAAATATTTGCACACGTATTTCTCGGTGACAACGTTTGGAAACACAGCAACGGGACTTCACTATTCTGTTCCTTCCTGTCATTATGGAAATCAGCCATCAACCTATGGAGTGATGGCAG GTAGCCTCACTCCGTGTCTTTACAAGTTTCCTGACCACACCTTGAGCCATGGCTTCCCTCCCATGCACCAGCCTCTGCTGGCAGAGGACCCCACAGCTGCTGATTTCAAGCAGGAACTCAGGCGGAAAAGTAAACTGGTCGAAGAACCAATAGACATGGATTCTCCTGAAATCCGAGAACTTGAAAAATTTGCCAATGAATTTAAAGTGAGGAGAATTAAGTTAG GATACACCCAAACAAATGTTGGGGAAGCCTTAGCGGCTGTGCATGGCTCTGAATTCAGTCAGACAACTATCTGCAGATTTGAGAATCTACAACTCAGCTTTAAAAATGCGTGCAAACTAAAAGCGATATTATCCAAATGGCTGGAGGAAGCTGAGCAAGTTGGAG CTTTGTACAGTGAAAAAGTGGgaacaaatgaaaggaaaaggaaacggAGAACAACTATAAG CATTGCTGCTAAAGATGCCTTGGAGAGACACTTTGGAGAGCAGAATAAACCTTCCTCGCAGGAGATCATGCGAATGGCTGAAGAACTCAATCTTGAGAAAGAAGTAGTAAGGGTCTGGTTTTGCAATCGACGGCAGAGAGAAAAACGGGTAAAAACTAGTCTGAATCAGAGTTTATTCACTATTTCAAAGGAGCATCTCGAATGCAGATAA
- the POU1F1 gene encoding pituitary-specific positive transcription factor 1 isoform X2: protein MSCQPFASADTFIPLNSESPATLPLIMHHSAAECLPVSNHANNVMSTATGLHYSVPSCHYGNQPSTYGVMAGSLTPCLYKFPDHTLSHGFPPMHQPLLAEDPTAADFKQELRRKSKLVEEPIDMDSPEIRELEKFANEFKVRRIKLGYTQTNVGEALAAVHGSEFSQTTICRFENLQLSFKNACKLKAILSKWLEEAEQVGALYSEKVGTNERKRKRRTTISIAAKDALERHFGEQNKPSSQEIMRMAEELNLEKEVVRVWFCNRRQREKRVKTSLNQSLFTISKEHLECR, encoded by the exons ATGAGTTGCCAACCTTTTGCTTCAGCTGATACCTTTATACCTCTGAATTCTGAGTCTCCTGCAACTCTGCCTCTGATAATGCACCACAGCGCCGCTGAATGCCTACCGGTCTCCAACCATGCCAATAATGTGATGTCTACAG CAACGGGACTTCACTATTCTGTTCCTTCCTGTCATTATGGAAATCAGCCATCAACCTATGGAGTGATGGCAG GTAGCCTCACTCCGTGTCTTTACAAGTTTCCTGACCACACCTTGAGCCATGGCTTCCCTCCCATGCACCAGCCTCTGCTGGCAGAGGACCCCACAGCTGCTGATTTCAAGCAGGAACTCAGGCGGAAAAGTAAACTGGTCGAAGAACCAATAGACATGGATTCTCCTGAAATCCGAGAACTTGAAAAATTTGCCAATGAATTTAAAGTGAGGAGAATTAAGTTAG GATACACCCAAACAAATGTTGGGGAAGCCTTAGCGGCTGTGCATGGCTCTGAATTCAGTCAGACAACTATCTGCAGATTTGAGAATCTACAACTCAGCTTTAAAAATGCGTGCAAACTAAAAGCGATATTATCCAAATGGCTGGAGGAAGCTGAGCAAGTTGGAG CTTTGTACAGTGAAAAAGTGGgaacaaatgaaaggaaaaggaaacggAGAACAACTATAAG CATTGCTGCTAAAGATGCCTTGGAGAGACACTTTGGAGAGCAGAATAAACCTTCCTCGCAGGAGATCATGCGAATGGCTGAAGAACTCAATCTTGAGAAAGAAGTAGTAAGGGTCTGGTTTTGCAATCGACGGCAGAGAGAAAAACGGGTAAAAACTAGTCTGAATCAGAGTTTATTCACTATTTCAAAGGAGCATCTCGAATGCAGATAA